A single window of Symphalangus syndactylus isolate Jambi chromosome 4, NHGRI_mSymSyn1-v2.1_pri, whole genome shotgun sequence DNA harbors:
- the MARCHF8 gene encoding E3 ubiquitin-protein ligase MARCHF8 isoform X2, which produces MFLRLILNSWPQAILLPGAPKVLGLQAGSPPSASAPAPVSSFSRTSITPSSQDICSSSAVFSECCHHSSMQSAVVLKAPHCQSSLTQGLTVTVICKDTLQASKRNSFGSEWVQALKPAKNTKARRTLKFSRSLNDVGEKAQDTSESFAYMERTCSEGKLILPQDPCLRTNRFHHKEKGTLNHKPLGNSKHSCVSCLSASHSTASEVEAGKRGRPSLLLEEKADVEATSRSRRLLQYLFSLSHGWSASSLHRFHELESRAARLHTAKSSSGLAGSMGFCSDEMGDDDVFEDSTSAKLKSRVLRAPLCSTEKDSDLDCPSPFSEKLPPISPVSTSGDVCRICHCEGDDESPLITPCHCTGSLHFVHQACLQQWIKSSDTRCCELCKYEFIMETKLKPLRKWEKLQMTSSERRKIMCSVTFHVIAITCVVWSLYVLIDRTAEEIKQGQATGILEWPFWTKLVVVAIGFTGGLLFMYVQCKVYVQLWKRLKAYNRVIYVQNCPETSKKNIFEKSPLTEPNFENKHGRGISHSDTNSSCCTEREDTGAEIIHV; this is translated from the exons GCTGGGAGTCCTCCGTCAGCATCAGCTCCGGCTCCGGTGTCCTCCTTCTCTCGCACTTCTATCACGCCATCCAGCCAGGACATCTGCAG TTCCAGTGCAGTGTTTTCTGAGTGTTGTCACCACAGTTCCATGCAGTCTGCTGTTGTCTTGAAAGCTCCTCACTGCCAGAGTTCTCTGACACAAGGGCTCACTGTGACAGTTATCTGTAAGGACACATTACAGGCGTCAAAGAGAAATTCCTTTGGTTCAGAATGGGTCCAGGCCTTGAAGCCTGCTAAGAATACCAAAGCCAGAAGAACACTAAAGTTCTCAAGGTCCCTCAATGATGTGGGTGAGAAGGCGCAGGATACTTCAGAAAGTTTTGCCTATATGGAAAGAACTTGTTCTGAAGGAAAATTAATACTCCCTCAAGATCCGTGTCTCAGAACTAACAGGTTTCatcataaagaaaaaggaaccctGAACCACAAACCTCTTGGCAATTCCAAACATTCTTGTGTTTCATGCCTTTCTGCCAGTCACTCAACTGCCTCAGAGGTGGAAGCTGGCAAGAGGGGCAGGCCCAGCCTGCTGCTGGAAGAGAAGGCAGATGTTGAGGCCACGTCCCGAAGCCGGCGACTGCTCCAGTACCTGTTCTCACTCTCGCACGGCTGGAGCGCCAGCAGCCTGCACAGGTTCCATGAGCTAGAGAGCCGCGCCGCTCGCCTGCACACTGCCAAGTCCTCCAGCGGTCTAGCAGGGAGTATGGGCTTCTGCTCTGACGAGATGGGAGATGACGACGTCTTTGAGGACAGCACATCTGCAAAACTGAAGAGTAGGGTTCTGCGGGCGCCCCTCTGCTCCACGGAAAAGGACAGCGACCTGGATTGTCCTTCTCCCTTCTCTGAAAAATTACCCCCCATATCTCCCGTGTCCACGTCAGGGGATGTCTGCAG GATCTGCCACTGTGAAGGAGATGATGAGAGCCCCCTGATCACCCCCTGCCACTGCACAGGAAGCCTCCACTTCGTGCACCAGGCCTGCCTGCAGCAGTGGATCAAGAGCTCCGACACACGCTGCTGCGAGCTCTGCAAGTATGAGTTCATCATGGAGACCAAGCTGAAGCCGCTGAGAAAA TGGGAGAAGTTGCAGATGACGTCCAGCGAGCGCAGGAAGATCATGTGCTCAGTGACATTCCACGTCATTGCCATCACATGTGTGGTCTGGTCCTTGTATGTGCTCATTGACCGTACCGCCGAGGAGATCAAGCAGGGGCAGGCAACAG GAATCCTAGAATGGCCTTTTTGGACTAAATTGGTGGTTGTGGCCATCGGCTTCACCGGAggacttctttttatgtatgttcAGTGTAAAGTGTATGTGCAATTGTGGAAGAGACTCAAGGCCTATAATAGAGTGATCTATGTTCAAAACTGTCcagaaacaagcaaaaagaatatttttgaaaaatctccacTAACAGAGCCCAACTTTGAAAATAAACATGGACGTGGAATCTCTCATTCCGACACAAACTCTTCTTGTTGCACAGAGCGTGAAGACACTGGAGCAGAAATCATTCACGTCTGA
- the MARCHF8 gene encoding E3 ubiquitin-protein ligase MARCHF8 isoform X1 translates to MSMPLHQISAIPSQDATSARVYRSKTKEKEREEQNEKTLGHSMSHSSNISKAGSPPSASAPAPVSSFSRTSITPSSQDICSSSAVFSECCHHSSMQSAVVLKAPHCQSSLTQGLTVTVICKDTLQASKRNSFGSEWVQALKPAKNTKARRTLKFSRSLNDVGEKAQDTSESFAYMERTCSEGKLILPQDPCLRTNRFHHKEKGTLNHKPLGNSKHSCVSCLSASHSTASEVEAGKRGRPSLLLEEKADVEATSRSRRLLQYLFSLSHGWSASSLHRFHELESRAARLHTAKSSSGLAGSMGFCSDEMGDDDVFEDSTSAKLKSRVLRAPLCSTEKDSDLDCPSPFSEKLPPISPVSTSGDVCRICHCEGDDESPLITPCHCTGSLHFVHQACLQQWIKSSDTRCCELCKYEFIMETKLKPLRKWEKLQMTSSERRKIMCSVTFHVIAITCVVWSLYVLIDRTAEEIKQGQATGILEWPFWTKLVVVAIGFTGGLLFMYVQCKVYVQLWKRLKAYNRVIYVQNCPETSKKNIFEKSPLTEPNFENKHGRGISHSDTNSSCCTEREDTGAEIIHV, encoded by the exons GCTGGGAGTCCTCCGTCAGCATCAGCTCCGGCTCCGGTGTCCTCCTTCTCTCGCACTTCTATCACGCCATCCAGCCAGGACATCTGCAG TTCCAGTGCAGTGTTTTCTGAGTGTTGTCACCACAGTTCCATGCAGTCTGCTGTTGTCTTGAAAGCTCCTCACTGCCAGAGTTCTCTGACACAAGGGCTCACTGTGACAGTTATCTGTAAGGACACATTACAGGCGTCAAAGAGAAATTCCTTTGGTTCAGAATGGGTCCAGGCCTTGAAGCCTGCTAAGAATACCAAAGCCAGAAGAACACTAAAGTTCTCAAGGTCCCTCAATGATGTGGGTGAGAAGGCGCAGGATACTTCAGAAAGTTTTGCCTATATGGAAAGAACTTGTTCTGAAGGAAAATTAATACTCCCTCAAGATCCGTGTCTCAGAACTAACAGGTTTCatcataaagaaaaaggaaccctGAACCACAAACCTCTTGGCAATTCCAAACATTCTTGTGTTTCATGCCTTTCTGCCAGTCACTCAACTGCCTCAGAGGTGGAAGCTGGCAAGAGGGGCAGGCCCAGCCTGCTGCTGGAAGAGAAGGCAGATGTTGAGGCCACGTCCCGAAGCCGGCGACTGCTCCAGTACCTGTTCTCACTCTCGCACGGCTGGAGCGCCAGCAGCCTGCACAGGTTCCATGAGCTAGAGAGCCGCGCCGCTCGCCTGCACACTGCCAAGTCCTCCAGCGGTCTAGCAGGGAGTATGGGCTTCTGCTCTGACGAGATGGGAGATGACGACGTCTTTGAGGACAGCACATCTGCAAAACTGAAGAGTAGGGTTCTGCGGGCGCCCCTCTGCTCCACGGAAAAGGACAGCGACCTGGATTGTCCTTCTCCCTTCTCTGAAAAATTACCCCCCATATCTCCCGTGTCCACGTCAGGGGATGTCTGCAG GATCTGCCACTGTGAAGGAGATGATGAGAGCCCCCTGATCACCCCCTGCCACTGCACAGGAAGCCTCCACTTCGTGCACCAGGCCTGCCTGCAGCAGTGGATCAAGAGCTCCGACACACGCTGCTGCGAGCTCTGCAAGTATGAGTTCATCATGGAGACCAAGCTGAAGCCGCTGAGAAAA TGGGAGAAGTTGCAGATGACGTCCAGCGAGCGCAGGAAGATCATGTGCTCAGTGACATTCCACGTCATTGCCATCACATGTGTGGTCTGGTCCTTGTATGTGCTCATTGACCGTACCGCCGAGGAGATCAAGCAGGGGCAGGCAACAG GAATCCTAGAATGGCCTTTTTGGACTAAATTGGTGGTTGTGGCCATCGGCTTCACCGGAggacttctttttatgtatgttcAGTGTAAAGTGTATGTGCAATTGTGGAAGAGACTCAAGGCCTATAATAGAGTGATCTATGTTCAAAACTGTCcagaaacaagcaaaaagaatatttttgaaaaatctccacTAACAGAGCCCAACTTTGAAAATAAACATGGACGTGGAATCTCTCATTCCGACACAAACTCTTCTTGTTGCACAGAGCGTGAAGACACTGGAGCAGAAATCATTCACGTCTGA